The genomic DNA CAGCGGCGATACGCGAAGGACCACCAGCGACTCCTCGCGACGGAGTCGCATCATGGCGTTGCGGGCGTCGAAGTAGAGGTTGACGTACTCATGCAACATCCGGCCCCCGGGCACTCGTCGACCGGCCCTCAGGTCCTGGACCTCCGCCATTGCCACTGAAGCGTGCTCAACAGCTTCCGCACGTCTGTGGCTGAGCAGCCCGTGCTCCACTATCGACGCGAGGTTCCCGATCGGCGTCATGTAATGGAGTTCCGTAACTACTGAGCGTTCCAACGGCCCTCCTTCGGGGTCGTGCCTTCACCGGAGGATCGGCCGCGTCCACGATTCACCCTATCCTCGCGTGGCGGGTGTCAGGCGACGCCAGCGTCAGCCAGCGCACGGGCGCGAACCTGTGTCAAGGGACAGTCGGAACTGCCCAGTGGCGGACATGAAAGCTGCCCGCTGACGGTCACGAGATCTGCCCGGTGGTGGCCACGGGATCTACCCAAGGGGGTTGTGGCCACCACCGACCAGGGTGGTCAGTTCAACGGGCTCACCCCTTGACCGGCGAGTGCTTGGGTGAGCCGGACGCTGTCGCCGCTGGTCTGGCAGACGTGGGCGTGGTGGAGCAGTCGGTCCACCGTGGCGGTGGCCAGCGTCTTGGGCATCAGCTCGTCGAACCCAGAGGGGTGGAGGTTCGAGCTGATCGCGACTGACCGCTTCTCATAGGCGGCGTCGACGAGTCTGTAGAGCCCCTCGGCGGCGTCCGCGGCGACCGGCAGCAGGCCGATGTCATCGACGATGACCAGGTCGGCGCGCAGGACCCGGGCGATGGCCTTGGTGACAGTGTCGTCCGCACGGTGCCTTCGGAGTAGGACGCCGAGGTCTTCCAGGGTGAACCAGGCGACCTTCAACCCGGCCTCGACGGCTTGCTGGCCAAGGGCCTCCAGCAGGAACGTCTTCCCGGTGCCCGACGGGCCGCAGACCACGAGGTTCTCGCGGCGGTGGACCCATTCCAGGGTGCGGAGCGCCTGCTGGGTCGGGACTGGGATCGAGGATGCCTCGGGCTGCCACGCGTCGAAGGTCTTCCCGGTGGGGAAGCCCGCCGACGCTCGCCGGGTGACAAGTGCGGAACGCTCCCGGCCGGCGACCTCCTCGGCGAACAGCGCCTTCAACACCTCGGCGGGCTCCCAGCGTTGGGCTTTCGCGGTTGCGACGACCTCGGGTGCGTGACGACGGATGTGCGGCAGCCGCAACCGGCGCAACAGCTCCTCCAGTTCGGCTGGCAGCGGCGGTGCTGACGCCGTGCTTCTCGTCGTCATCGGGCCACCTCGTTCCCGTCGCGGCCGTCGTGCTGGCCGACCTGTTCACCGAGCCGTGCCCATGCGCTGGTGCCCTGGGTCAGCGAGGAGTCCTCGCTGGCCCGGTGCTCACCGGCTTTCGGTGCTCGGGCGTGGTGGTCCAGGATCGAGGACAGGTCTGCTTCGGCGAACCGGCCGTGCACGGCGGCGTGGCCCAGTGCCCAGTCGACCTCGACGGGGTCGAACAGCTTGGCCAAGCTGAGGGCTTCGGCCATCTTGACGCGCATCCGTGGTGTGCCTGCGGCGGCGGCCTCGATCAGCCACAACCTCGCGCCCTCGCCCAGGTCGAGGAAGTCGGACTCGGCCGGGTTCTTCGCACGGGGCTGGCGGTCCAGTGGCCCGGACGGCTGGGCTGGGAAGTGCTCGTCATCGATCTTCGGGGTGCCGGGTGTGGCCCGGCGGTGGCGGGCGACTTCGAGGGGACCGTCCTGGCCGACGTGGACGATGACGACCCACTCGTCCTCGCCGACACCATGGGCACGGACCCACACCGTCGCACCCAGCAGGGCATGCGGGACCGAGTACTGGCCGGACTCGAACATCACCATCGGTGTGTTGCCCGGCACCACCCGCGTGGTGCCGAACGCGACCGTGTGCGGGGTCATCGGGACCGGGTGCAGCCGGACCCGTTCCTCGGCGAGCATCTCGATCGGTGGCCGACGAGTGACCCGGTGCGCTCGGGTGTTGACCTTCTCGCAGAACTCCACGCACGCCGCCTCGAGCTCGGCGAACGAGGCGTACCCCTCGCGCAGGTTGGTGTCCTTGGGGACCAGGTCGGCCTTGCTGATCTTCACCGACGACTCGGTGCCGCCCTTGGACGCCGGATCGGCCGGGACGCAGGTGTGCACGACCATCGAGTAGTGCTCGGCGAACGCCACCAGCTGCGGATTCCGCACCGGAATTCCGGCGATGTGCTCGACCGTGACGGTCTTCTCGTTGTCGGTCAACACATAGGTCGGCACCCCACCCAGCCGCCGGAACGTCACGTCCAGGGCAGCGAACACCGAGGGCATCGTCTTGTCGCGGATCGGCAACACGACCCGGAACCGCGACCAAGCCAGCCAGGCGACGAACAGCACGGTCTTGACGCCGTCGACGACGGGGCCATCGCCGTAGTCGTACTGCAACCACATCCCCGGCTCAGTCACCCAGGGACGGTGCACCCGCACGTGTCCGGCCCGGTAGGACTTCTTGACCTTCGCGACCGCACGGCGGGTGGTGCGCTCCGACCCTCCGTAGCCCAGGGCGAGCAGCTTCTCGTGCGCCACATCGGCACGGACCTTCCCGACCGACCGCTCGACCCACTCCTCGACCTTGGGCAGATACTCATCGATCAACATCGGCCGCACCGCCGCCGCCGGCAACTCCCCGCCGCCAGCACGGCGATCCACGTACCGCTTCACCGTGTGGTGGGAGCAGCCAGCCAGCTCGCCGGCATCGCGCAACGAACCTGTTAGGTCGTAGGCATCCAACATTTCCATGATCTCCTCGGCAGACTTCAACTCATCCCTTCCTCGGGAGCGATAGGGCGCATCAGCACCGCTCATCGCACCCGAGGAAGGGGCCTCAACCGCGCAGGTCGGCGAGGCAGACGACGTCGTGTCGGGCAGATCCCATGACCGTCAGTGGGCAGTTCTCACGTCCGCCAGCGGGCAGCTTCGTGGCCGTCTCCGGGCAGTTTCTCGTGGCCGCCGACAAACCTGGTCGAGCACGACGACCAGCCGGTCAACGTCGCTGTCGCTGAACAAGAAGTCGGGGCCCGTCGGTGCGTAGTCAGTGAAGGGCGCCTCGTAGAGGCGCCGGGCCTCCATCACGCCGTTAGCTGTCAGGTGTTCAACGATGAGTTGGATGAAACGGATCTCGGCGGCGCTGAAGCGCGAGTCCGTAAGGAACTCCGAGAAGGCTACGGTCGCGGCCTCGCGATCCAGGCCGACGAGCGAGCGGATGAACAGGCCAAGTCCATGCGACTCCTCGTTCGCTCGCGCGATGTCCTCGGGGCCGCCGGCTCCCGACGCCACGAGCATGGCCTCGAGTGCAGACAGGTCTGTCGAGGTCAGCTGCTTGTTCCGTCGGAGCTTTTCAAGAGCGATGTTGTCCTCGTGGTCCTTGAGGTAGGCACGCGCCTTGGCCTTGAACCGCTCCCAGTTCGTGCCAACGGCGACCCCGGGCAGGACGACGATGGATCCGTCGCCGATCTCGTCCTCGAAGTTCGTGTAGACGATGGCCCGCTTGGCCTTCTCGATGAACCTGACCAGTCCGCGGATCCGCCGGCGCGCAAGCTCGAGCATGGGGAGGGTGACATCGACCCACCACTCGTCCTCGCTGACTTCGGCCAGGAGTCCTTGCTGCTCGGCGATGGCCGGGATGGCGGTCTGGTCCAACAACGAGGAGGTGACCTGCTGGACCTGCCGCCGCAGGCGATCCGCCGTCAGCTCGTCACTGTCGAGCTTGGCGAGCTGGATCTTGAGGATGAGCAGGTCGAAGCGTTTGGCGTCTTCGTCGTCATCCCGGATGGCCGAGGGGAGTCCGGCAGGTGGACCGCGATGTCACCCGCCTCCTGCACTGACAGTGCAGTCCACGGTGACCAGTCGGTGTAGCGCTGCACCCACTCGCGCTCGGGACGGACGATGAAGTTGTCGAGGTTCATGCCTGCAACGATCTTGTGCAGAGACTCGGCCGTGTCCTTCCGCAGAGCGTCAATATCCCCACCTAGATCCGAACCGTCGAGTGCGGCGACCAGCCCCAGGCGCGCCTCGAACAGTCGCTGTGCAAGGGACTTCTGGAGCGACCCCTCAGCGCCGGCGCCGGGCTGGTTGAAGTACTCGAGGTTCATGCAGAAGTCGAAGACGTAGAAGTCCTTCTTGTCCGCGCCCGGACCGTAAAGATCGGCACGGAGCCGGGTGCCGCGGCCGATCATCTGCCAGAACTTCGACACCGACCGCACGAGCTTGAAGAACACGAGGTTGACGACCTCGGGCACGTCGATGCCGGTGTCGAGCATGTCGACGCTGATCGCGATGTGCGGCGTCTTCTCCTTCACGGAGAAGTCATCGATGAGGCTCTGGGCGTACTCGGTCTTGTATGTCACGACCCGCGCGAAATGACCCGCGTACTCGGGGTATGCCGCGTCGAAGCGTTCGCGGATGAACTCGGCGTGGGCGTTGTTCTTGGCAAAGATGATCGTCTTGCCCAGTCGGTCACCGCTAACGACCTTGTGCCCGGACTCCATGAGGTGCTTGAGCGCCTTGTCGACCGTGTCGGCGTTGAAGAGCCATTTGTTCAACTCTTCGGGGTTGACGTCGGTCGGTACCTGGTCGTCCTCGCCCCAGTCGAGGGAGTCCCACTCGTCCTTCTCGCTGTCGGAGAGCTGGTCGTAATGGATCCCGGCCCGCATGAACTTCAGCGGGACCGACACCGACACCGGTGGGACCAGGTATCCCTCGGCCACCGCCTCGTCGAGGCTGTAGGCATCGGTCGGCACCCCCGCTTCCAGACCGAAGAGGGAGTAGGTGTTGCGGTCGATCTCGTCTTTCGGCGTCGCTGTCAAACCGACAAGCATCGCGTCGAACCAGTCGAAGATCGCCTTGTACTTGGCGTACACCGACCGGTGGGCCTCGTCGATCACGATCAGGTCGAAGTAGCCCGGCCCGAACCGGCGGCCACCGACACCATCGGTTGAGTTGATGAGCCCCATCATCGTCGGGTAGGTCGAGACGAACACGCGCCCATCGGGGACCTTCTCGTCCACCAAGTTGATCGTCGCCACGGACGGCAGGTGCGTCTTGAACGCCCCCACCGCCTGGTTGACCAGCGCGACACGGTCGGCGAGGAAGAGCACTCGTTTTGCCCAACCGCGTTTCATCAGTTGGTCGACCAGTGCGATGACCGTTCTGGTCTTGCCGGACCCGGTCGCCATGACGAGCAGCGCCTCGCGTCGATGGGCTTCGAACGACTCACCAACCGCCCGGATGGCCCGGGTCTGGTAGTGCCGCTCGACGATCGCCTTGTCGATCACAGCATCCTTGAGTGGCAGCCGCGTGTGGCGCCGCTGGACCATGAGCTCGAGCTCGTCCTTAGTCAGAAATCCGGCGACCCGCCGGGGTGGGTAGCCGGACGCATCGTCCCAGATCCAGTGCTGGTAACCGTTGGACCAGAAGATGACCGGGCGCCGACCCGTCATCGACTCGAGGCAGTCGGCATACAGCTTGGCCTGCTGCTGCCCGACCGCCGGGTCGCTGCGTGAACGCTTCGCCTCAATGATGGCCAAGGGAAGGCCGTCGTCACCCCACAGCATGTAGTCAACGAACCCACCGCCGCTCTGGTTCGGCATGCCGGTCACGGGGTACTCGCGGTCCCGAGTCTCCGTCAGCGCCCAGCCCGCCTCCAACAGGTCAGCGTCGATGAACAACTGCCGCGTGGAGGCCTCGTCCCAGTCGAACTGTGTCGCCTGATGAGCCTTCGCAGCCTGAGCCGCTGCAACCTCGGCCCGTGCCTTGTCCAGTTCCGCCTGAAGCGCCTCGCTGTCCGCCTTCGCTGAGGCCAACGCGGCGTCCTTCTCCTCGAAAGTCGCCAACAGCTGGTTCAACTCGCCCGTCGATAGCGGCGGCTGGCCTCCGCTGTCATGCGGAGCAGGGATCAGGGACGGGTCGTATGCCGCTCCGGTCGGAACGTCGTCGGGTGTCGTTGAGTAGGTGTATGCCGCCCACTTGACGACATCGTGCAGTTGCCGCAGGACGTTCAGAGCGGTCTGCGGTGTGACGGTCCGGCTCTCGTGGACGGCGGCGTTGCCGACCTTGCGAATCGCGTCAGCCTTCGCGGCAATTTCGGGTCCGACGGCCGCTCGGAACCCGCTGTCCCCTAGCCGCGCGGCCAAGTCCGACTTGTAGGGGACGGCAAGCCTCTCGAGGTCGAAGATCCTGACCACGAGCTGCTCGACTACGCGGCGCGCGTAGAAGACGCAGGATCTGGGGTCGGTGCGCCCATAAGCTTCCGCCCGGACCGCGTCAGCGCGCGTCTCACCCCACCCCACGGGTACGAAGTCAAAGTTCGACATCACTCCTCCGCCTGAAGGTTGCCCTGTAACCGCAGGGTGGCAGCCGTCTCATCGATGCTCGTGAGGCAATGGTCGATGATGCGATCAGACGCGCTCACCACCCGCCCCCAGCCCGCATCCGGAACCGGTGCACCGGGTGCGAAGTACTGCTCAAGATGATCGGGCAACTCCGCACCCGGAGCGATGCGACGGAAGACCAGCCGCGCAACGGACTCGGCCTCGTACTCCCGGGTCGGCTCGTCCAGTTCCGTTCGATCCGGCCACCAGTCGGACTTGGCCGCACCGAGATGACCGCAGTACAGGTGTCCAATCTCGTGAGCCAGCGTCGCCAGCATCTCGGTGACGGAGTAGTTCCTGTTCAGCGTGACCTCGAACCGCACTGGCCGCTTCTCGATCACCATCTGGCGACCTACTCGGACGGGCACCTCTTGCATGCCACCGCGGGCTCGTCGAATGTGACCCGCAAATCGGTTCCCTAACGGGCCCTCGCTGACGCGCACTCCATCCAGGAGGATGCGCCCTCGTAGGGCCGCAAGGGCGCTACCCGCATCCTGCACGTAATCCATCTTGTAGGGGTTCTGGAATCGCGCCGGCAAGGTCCGTGAACGGTGGGTCTCCTCGGTCTGGGAGACGTCGAAGTAGAACCCCACGGGCGCGAAGGGGACCAGCAACACAATGGGGTGCTCATTGGGTAGGACACGTCGATGCCATCGCTCCTCCCACTCATGGGCCGGGAGCAGGTAGTCAGCATGGGGCCGTTGGAGAGCCGTCAGCAGAGCGTTGAATAGCTTGTGCTGCCGTAGGTTCGCCGCTTGGTCAATGAGGTCCGCGACGCTG from Austwickia sp. includes the following:
- a CDS encoding ATP-binding protein, whose amino-acid sequence is MTTRSTASAPPLPAELEELLRRLRLPHIRRHAPEVVATAKAQRWEPAEVLKALFAEEVAGRERSALVTRRASAGFPTGKTFDAWQPEASSIPVPTQQALRTLEWVHRRENLVVCGPSGTGKTFLLEALGQQAVEAGLKVAWFTLEDLGVLLRRHRADDTVTKAIARVLRADLVIVDDIGLLPVAADAAEGLYRLVDAAYEKRSVAISSNLHPSGFDELMPKTLATATVDRLLHHAHVCQTSGDSVRLTQALAGQGVSPLN
- a CDS encoding IS21 family transposase, coding for MKSAEEIMEMLDAYDLTGSLRDAGELAGCSHHTVKRYVDRRAGGGELPAAAVRPMLIDEYLPKVEEWVERSVGKVRADVAHEKLLALGYGGSERTTRRAVAKVKKSYRAGHVRVHRPWVTEPGMWLQYDYGDGPVVDGVKTVLFVAWLAWSRFRVVLPIRDKTMPSVFAALDVTFRRLGGVPTYVLTDNEKTVTVEHIAGIPVRNPQLVAFAEHYSMVVHTCVPADPASKGGTESSVKISKADLVPKDTNLREGYASFAELEAACVEFCEKVNTRAHRVTRRPPIEMLAEERVRLHPVPMTPHTVAFGTTRVVPGNTPMVMFESGQYSVPHALLGATVWVRAHGVGEDEWVVIVHVGQDGPLEVARHRRATPGTPKIDDEHFPAQPSGPLDRQPRAKNPAESDFLDLGEGARLWLIEAAAAGTPRMRVKMAEALSLAKLFDPVEVDWALGHAAVHGRFAEADLSSILDHHARAPKAGEHRASEDSSLTQGTSAWARLGEQVGQHDGRDGNEVAR